In one window of Haloarcula halophila DNA:
- a CDS encoding FAD/NAD(P)-binding protein has translation MTVDGLDTDHTMSGPKSYEYVIIGGGIHGTCLANYLLTEGAYRHQDLCLVEPREQLLASFETKARQCGMRTLRSTFVHHIGTEPFSLESFAEGAGREAELVSTENYPNRPTLELFLDHARNVIDRRGIHECHLQSRATGVTRTGAGDRLEVQTDAGSLEARHVVLAIGLGGSRTLPTWGTSLPDDAPLVHVWYDEFDPTTAAEFSGPTFVVGGGITAGQLACCLSEHTDVTLLSRHDLDIELTEADPYWINWRHIEQEIHTLPPGSKARLDRIRAARNDATIPPYVERRLDEARDCDDLELRRGEIASAYATDEGLLVRFDDGTTATNAQVVLATGLDPVPEHPLVGSVAESLSLERGAGGFPVLDDRTLAWRGTDGSRSAVYVSGALAEPSVGPFARNIVGARRVAERLLASGAGAGSRGVPSAPRGRS, from the coding sequence GTGACCGTCGACGGACTGGACACCGATCACACGATGAGCGGGCCAAAGTCCTACGAGTACGTGATCATCGGTGGCGGTATTCACGGAACGTGCCTGGCGAACTATCTCCTCACCGAGGGAGCGTACAGACACCAGGACCTCTGTCTCGTCGAACCTCGCGAGCAGTTACTCGCGTCGTTCGAGACCAAGGCTCGTCAGTGCGGAATGCGAACGCTCCGGTCGACGTTCGTCCACCATATCGGCACAGAGCCGTTCTCGCTTGAATCGTTCGCGGAGGGGGCAGGTCGGGAGGCCGAACTCGTCTCGACGGAAAACTATCCAAATCGACCGACGCTGGAACTCTTTCTCGACCACGCTCGAAACGTCATTGACCGGCGTGGTATCCACGAGTGTCACCTCCAGTCGAGGGCGACGGGAGTTACCAGGACTGGGGCAGGCGATCGACTCGAAGTACAGACGGATGCTGGGTCGCTCGAAGCTCGCCACGTCGTGTTAGCCATCGGACTCGGTGGCTCGCGAACGCTCCCCACGTGGGGGACGTCACTCCCGGACGACGCCCCGCTCGTTCACGTCTGGTACGACGAGTTCGACCCGACGACAGCAGCGGAATTTTCGGGGCCGACGTTCGTCGTTGGGGGCGGTATCACCGCTGGGCAACTTGCCTGCTGCCTCTCGGAACACACAGACGTGACACTCCTTTCGCGTCACGACCTCGATATCGAACTGACCGAAGCCGACCCGTACTGGATCAACTGGCGACACATCGAACAGGAGATTCACACGCTCCCGCCGGGGTCGAAGGCCCGTCTTGACCGGATTCGGGCCGCCCGCAACGACGCGACGATTCCGCCGTACGTCGAACGTCGACTGGACGAAGCCCGTGACTGTGACGACCTCGAACTCCGACGCGGCGAGATCGCGTCTGCATACGCGACAGACGAGGGATTACTGGTGCGGTTCGACGACGGCACGACCGCAACGAATGCACAAGTTGTCCTCGCGACCGGACTCGATCCAGTCCCAGAGCATCCATTAGTCGGATCCGTCGCCGAGTCGTTGTCACTCGAGCGCGGGGCTGGCGGCTTTCCCGTCCTCGACGACCGGACGCTCGCGTGGCGAGGGACCGATGGCAGCCGTTCTGCGGTGTACGTTTCGGGAGCGCTCGCAGAACCCAGCGTCGGTCCTTTCGCCCGGAATATCGTCGGTGCTCGTCGAGTCGCAGAACGGCTCCTCGCATCAGGAGCCGGGGCCGGTTCACGGGGAGTACCGTCGGCCCCCAGAGGAAGGTCCTAA
- a CDS encoding DUF7124 domain-containing protein, translating to MPSNDLTLAFSLQALEKLARPKRAFEDAATWTSYIGIVSSESSFVERRRVREAGYPQDFLSGPRSIEEALSSLRNHFETERYVFVGTDETDGIVETVPEWSFQSLTDAATAADWRLESASTVDDDWP from the coding sequence ATGCCTTCGAACGACCTCACGCTCGCCTTCTCGTTACAGGCACTCGAGAAGCTCGCACGACCGAAACGAGCATTCGAAGACGCCGCAACGTGGACCAGCTACATCGGGATCGTCTCCTCGGAGTCGTCCTTCGTCGAACGACGGCGAGTACGAGAGGCGGGATACCCCCAGGACTTCTTATCGGGTCCGCGTTCAATCGAAGAGGCACTCTCGAGTCTTCGAAATCACTTCGAGACGGAACGGTACGTGTTCGTCGGGACGGACGAGACCGACGGGATCGTAGAGACAGTGCCTGAGTGGTCCTTCCAATCACTGACCGACGCTGCAACGGCTGCGGACTGGCGGCTTGAGAGTGCGTCAACAGTTGATGACGATTGGCCCTGA
- a CDS encoding C2H2-type zinc finger protein, translated as MSYTCSSCDAQFQSAAGVTQHVALHHNTCAECDEKFEETDALRDHIHENH; from the coding sequence ATGTCGTACACCTGCTCCAGTTGCGATGCACAGTTCCAGAGCGCTGCTGGCGTGACCCAGCACGTCGCGCTTCACCACAACACGTGTGCCGAGTGCGACGAGAAGTTCGAGGAGACCGACGCGCTGCGCGACCACATCCACGAGAACCACTGA
- a CDS encoding NAD(P)/FAD-dependent oxidoreductase, producing MTENYDVAIVGGGPAGCSAGVFCSRAGLDTVVVSNGRSTLQKCAFVENYLGFPAGVEPQSLLELVKRHAREAGCTMIEESVASAAVAESGFVLTLDQGSITTDRLLAASWSDGDYLEALDVETVPESGCGSVSVVPTDDRGETNVDGVYAAGRITDTHHQAIVNAGDGARVALEIVEEVDPEFYNDWVAPEGYYEQYDREVPVGVEEIDHSERRHRVEYANEYMRTFFGSR from the coding sequence ATGACTGAGAACTACGACGTAGCGATTGTTGGCGGCGGTCCAGCGGGCTGTTCGGCCGGAGTGTTCTGTAGCCGGGCCGGGCTCGACACCGTCGTCGTATCGAACGGCCGTTCGACGCTCCAGAAATGTGCGTTCGTCGAGAACTACCTCGGCTTTCCGGCAGGGGTCGAACCCCAGTCGTTGTTGGAGCTGGTCAAACGACACGCTCGCGAGGCGGGCTGTACAATGATTGAGGAGTCGGTTGCTTCTGCAGCGGTCGCGGAGAGCGGCTTCGTTCTCACGCTCGACCAAGGGTCGATCACCACCGATCGACTACTTGCGGCTTCCTGGTCCGATGGCGACTATCTCGAAGCGCTGGACGTCGAGACGGTGCCCGAATCCGGTTGTGGTTCCGTTTCCGTGGTTCCGACCGACGACAGAGGGGAGACCAACGTCGACGGCGTGTACGCCGCTGGCCGGATCACCGACACCCACCACCAGGCGATCGTCAACGCAGGCGACGGTGCCCGCGTGGCACTCGAGATCGTCGAAGAAGTCGACCCCGAATTCTACAACGATTGGGTCGCACCCGAAGGCTACTACGAACAATACGACCGCGAGGTGCCGGTCGGCGTCGAAGAGATCGACCATAGCGAACGACGACACCGTGTCGAGTACGCAAACGAATATATGCGAACGTTCTTCGGGTCGAGGTAA
- a CDS encoding ABC transporter ATP-binding protein → MTRSDRTADEMLPVIELRNVSKAFSRADSLLDRLWGGDEPQRAVCDVSLAVHSGETVGLVGESGCGKSTLAKTLTGQLTPDQGQVRLNGTRVGGISERSTAQRRQTGVVFQHARGSFDPRWTVGRSLSEAHTDTETEAAVATGMDSVDELLRSVDLDPRIADRYPRALSGGQIQRVALARALAHDPEVIVLDEPVSGLDVATQSTVLNLLADVQRRFGVGYLFVSHDLAVVRYLADRVAVMYAGEIVEAGDVSGLFQHPNHPYTEALVRAIPSDDPRDGPPTPLDGDPPDPADRPTGCPFHPRCPAATTECAENHPDFEMVEPTRVRCLHAPEATGESGADRSRE, encoded by the coding sequence ATGACACGGAGTGACCGAACCGCGGACGAAATGCTCCCGGTGATCGAGTTACGGAACGTCTCGAAGGCGTTCTCGAGAGCGGACTCGCTCCTCGATCGACTGTGGGGCGGCGACGAACCGCAACGAGCGGTCTGTGACGTGTCACTGGCCGTCCACAGCGGAGAGACCGTCGGGCTCGTCGGTGAGAGCGGCTGTGGAAAGTCCACGCTCGCGAAGACCCTCACCGGTCAGCTCACGCCGGACCAGGGTCAGGTTCGTCTGAATGGCACTCGTGTCGGCGGAATCTCGGAGCGGTCCACTGCCCAGCGTCGACAGACCGGTGTCGTGTTTCAGCACGCACGCGGAAGTTTCGACCCGCGGTGGACGGTCGGTCGGTCGCTCTCCGAGGCACACACCGACACCGAAACGGAGGCGGCAGTGGCAACTGGGATGGACAGCGTCGACGAACTGTTGCGGAGCGTCGATCTTGACCCGAGAATCGCCGACCGGTATCCCCGAGCGCTATCGGGCGGGCAGATTCAGCGCGTCGCCCTGGCCCGAGCCCTGGCCCACGACCCGGAAGTGATCGTCCTTGACGAGCCGGTTTCCGGTCTCGACGTGGCCACGCAGTCGACGGTGCTCAATCTGCTGGCGGATGTACAGCGCAGATTCGGTGTCGGATATCTCTTCGTCTCCCACGACCTCGCCGTCGTCCGATACCTCGCGGACAGAGTCGCGGTTATGTACGCCGGGGAAATAGTGGAAGCGGGCGATGTGAGCGGTCTATTCCAGCATCCGAATCACCCGTACACCGAGGCGTTAGTCCGCGCGATTCCCAGTGACGATCCCCGAGACGGCCCGCCGACGCCGCTCGACGGTGACCCGCCGGACCCGGCGGACCGACCGACCGGGTGTCCGTTCCATCCGCGCTGTCCGGCCGCAACGACGGAATGTGCCGAAAATCATCCCGACTTCGAGATGGTCGAACCGACGCGTGTTCGCTGTCTTCACGCTCCCGAGGCCACGGGCGAGAGCGGCGCCGACCGGTCTCGGGAGTAG
- a CDS encoding ABC transporter ATP-binding protein — protein MSDPLLRVEDLHTRFDTDRGTVHAVDGVSLTVDRGEVVGVLGESGSGKSVTARSICRLEDPGRIVSGSIAFDGTELTTADESTVQRIRGNDVSMVFQDPTETLNPVFPIGEQIAEAVRIHETEDRQGLLDFLGLPPFRDQTAWESARERAVELMDRMDIPNPESRSSAFPHEFSGGLRQRAVLAVALASEPELLIADEPTTALDTTTQADILGRLRSLSDDRDIGVLLISHDLGVIAQTCDRVVVMYGGRVMEAGPVERILTAPEHPYTRALLECSVRNSSRDERVRSLDGRPPDSVGGHEGCPFADRCRHATATCREGPILMTERAADHRLACPEAPLFAAQASSRGQEAPMVDGGRQHDTE, from the coding sequence ATGAGCGATCCACTGCTTCGCGTCGAAGACTTGCATACCCGGTTCGACACCGACCGCGGAACGGTCCACGCGGTAGACGGGGTATCGTTGACCGTCGACCGAGGCGAAGTCGTCGGCGTCCTCGGCGAGAGCGGCAGCGGCAAGTCCGTCACTGCCCGGTCGATCTGTCGGCTCGAAGACCCGGGACGGATCGTCAGCGGGTCGATCGCCTTCGACGGGACCGAGCTGACGACTGCCGACGAGTCGACCGTCCAGCGGATCCGCGGGAACGACGTCTCGATGGTCTTCCAGGACCCGACGGAGACGCTGAATCCGGTGTTCCCGATCGGCGAACAGATCGCCGAGGCGGTCCGGATACACGAAACCGAGGACCGGCAAGGGTTGTTGGATTTCCTCGGTCTACCCCCGTTTCGGGACCAGACGGCCTGGGAGAGCGCACGCGAGCGCGCCGTCGAGTTGATGGATCGGATGGACATCCCGAATCCAGAATCGCGCTCCTCGGCGTTCCCGCACGAGTTTTCGGGTGGACTCCGTCAGCGCGCGGTTCTCGCAGTCGCGCTCGCGAGCGAACCCGAGCTGCTGATCGCCGACGAACCGACGACGGCGCTCGACACCACGACGCAGGCAGATATTCTCGGGCGGCTGCGATCGCTGAGCGACGACCGGGACATCGGTGTCCTCCTCATCTCTCACGATCTCGGCGTGATCGCCCAGACGTGTGACCGCGTCGTCGTGATGTACGGTGGCCGGGTCATGGAGGCCGGCCCGGTCGAGCGGATACTGACCGCGCCGGAACATCCGTACACCAGAGCGCTGCTCGAGTGTTCGGTCCGGAACAGCAGCCGGGACGAGCGGGTTCGGTCACTCGACGGCCGCCCACCCGACTCCGTCGGGGGGCACGAAGGGTGTCCGTTCGCCGACCGTTGTCGGCACGCGACCGCGACGTGTCGTGAGGGCCCTATTCTGATGACCGAACGCGCCGCAGACCATCGGCTGGCTTGCCCGGAAGCGCCCCTCTTTGCCGCGCAAGCGTCATCTCGTGGGCAAGAGGCGCCGATGGTCGATGGAGGACGACAGCATGACACGGAGTGA
- the nikC gene encoding nickel transporter permease: protein MDRRREWLEVIPSDRLARVGLGIVLGLLTLAIFGPMVSPYDPVTQDLSNRLESPSLSHPLGTDQLGRDVLTRLLHGARLSFGIAVAVTSVRLVVGTAVGLVAGYAGGWVDEALMRLVDTLLAFPGIVLALVIAGILGPSLVNVMLALAVVGWASYARLVRSKVLSLREREFVTAARLLGRSRTHVVIRHLIPNVIAPVVVLATLDIGGVILGTAGLSFLGLGAQPPTPEWGTMLASGRNYLRQAWWLVNAPGICIMLAVLGFNLLGDSLRDQLSPTQSAQMEQL, encoded by the coding sequence ATCGACCGACGGAGAGAGTGGCTAGAAGTGATCCCATCGGATCGCCTCGCACGGGTCGGTCTGGGTATCGTGCTCGGACTGCTCACACTCGCGATATTCGGTCCGATGGTATCGCCGTACGACCCGGTCACGCAGGACCTGTCCAACCGGCTCGAATCGCCGTCGCTCTCCCATCCGCTCGGCACCGACCAGCTCGGGCGCGACGTCCTCACGCGACTCCTCCACGGTGCGAGGCTGTCGTTCGGTATCGCTGTGGCCGTGACGAGCGTGCGACTCGTCGTCGGTACGGCGGTGGGTCTGGTCGCGGGATACGCCGGCGGATGGGTCGACGAGGCGCTGATGCGACTCGTCGACACGCTGTTGGCGTTTCCCGGAATCGTGCTCGCGCTCGTCATCGCCGGGATTCTCGGTCCGAGCCTCGTGAACGTGATGCTCGCACTAGCGGTCGTCGGCTGGGCGTCGTACGCCAGGCTGGTTCGAAGCAAAGTCCTCTCGCTCCGGGAGCGCGAGTTCGTGACCGCCGCCAGACTGCTCGGCAGATCCAGAACGCACGTCGTCATCCGCCACCTGATTCCGAACGTCATCGCACCGGTGGTCGTTCTCGCGACGCTCGATATCGGTGGCGTGATTCTCGGGACGGCCGGACTGTCTTTCCTCGGCCTGGGTGCGCAACCGCCCACGCCGGAGTGGGGAACGATGCTGGCATCGGGGCGAAACTACCTCCGGCAGGCGTGGTGGCTCGTCAACGCCCCCGGCATCTGTATCATGCTCGCCGTGCTCGGGTTCAACCTCCTCGGAGACAGTCTCAGGGACCAGCTCTCGCCGACACAGTCAGCACAGATGGAACAACTATGA
- the nikB gene encoding nickel ABC transporter permease — MNGRDLFKRLLTMGVVLFGVSILTYGMIFVTPGDPARTILAQQMGGQSPSQEAVEQFRAAEGLNDPFPVQYAHWMGEVLRGDLGQSYYSDQAVSAMITQRIPNTLVLAGASMLVAIAIAIPAGIASAVDPGSRNDYAAQMGALVGVSMPNFWLGYLLIIVCSLWLDLFPVAGTGGLEYLVLPALTLGSGMAAVIARLVRTAMLDVLDEAYVQTARSKGLRERIVVYKHALRNALVPVVTIVGLQLSYVLNGAVVVEVVFQRPGLGTLLVDAIFARDYPVVQGVTLLIGVIFVLTNFAVDLTYSRLDPRIDLGGELT, encoded by the coding sequence ATGAATGGGCGGGATCTGTTCAAGCGGCTCCTCACGATGGGGGTCGTCCTGTTCGGCGTTTCAATCCTTACCTACGGGATGATCTTCGTTACCCCCGGAGATCCGGCGCGAACGATCCTCGCACAACAAATGGGTGGACAGAGCCCATCTCAAGAAGCGGTCGAACAGTTCCGTGCAGCTGAAGGACTCAACGACCCGTTCCCGGTCCAGTACGCCCACTGGATGGGAGAAGTACTGCGAGGTGACCTCGGCCAGTCGTATTACAGCGACCAGGCGGTCTCTGCGATGATCACACAGCGAATCCCCAACACACTCGTCCTTGCCGGCGCGTCGATGCTCGTCGCCATAGCTATCGCGATTCCGGCCGGAATCGCGAGTGCGGTCGACCCGGGCAGCCGAAACGACTACGCCGCACAGATGGGTGCGCTCGTCGGCGTCTCGATGCCGAACTTCTGGCTGGGCTACTTGCTCATCATCGTCTGTTCGCTCTGGCTCGACCTCTTCCCCGTCGCCGGCACTGGTGGTCTCGAATATCTCGTTCTCCCGGCGCTGACGCTGGGGTCCGGGATGGCCGCGGTTATCGCCCGGCTGGTTCGAACGGCGATGCTCGACGTGCTCGACGAAGCGTACGTCCAAACAGCTCGATCGAAAGGATTGCGCGAGCGGATCGTGGTCTACAAGCACGCGCTCCGGAACGCGCTCGTCCCCGTCGTGACCATCGTCGGTCTCCAGTTGAGTTACGTCCTCAACGGCGCAGTCGTCGTCGAGGTCGTGTTCCAGCGTCCGGGACTCGGGACGCTACTGGTCGATGCCATCTTCGCACGCGATTATCCGGTCGTGCAGGGCGTGACGTTACTAATCGGTGTCATCTTCGTGCTGACGAACTTCGCGGTCGACCTGACGTACAGCCGGCTCGATCCCCGGATCGATCTCGGGGGTGAATTGACGTGA
- a CDS encoding ABC transporter substrate-binding protein, which yields MQQTLSRRQLLGGLAVGATATAAGCQSVFAGDGADKESFTVALARDPTEEKWDAYGGITPYYTHVYEPLVDTTDEMETAPLLATEWEAVDETTWEFSLREGVTFHNGDALTAEAVVRSFDRVFEQFSWVPGWIGVEPDGVTAVDDTTVQFQTTEPFPAFPGTISHHYFGIQHPDASESPVGTGPFRVANVEEEQSITLTPYENYRDGRANPSELTFEWVKDPNTRVLSLQDESIDVAQKVPKSQAATVGDATGTAIETNLTPSAGLVAVNLYESPTDDERLRKALNWAVDQEQIVENVLNGIGEPARGPFSSIIPWAIHDELPTYGPDRDRAQELVEESKYRGEPLSILVNSENTDDATIAQVLSGWFEEIGVTSEIRQVDPASFYDTFTSGEANLTLVSFGSNSAACDYLVRAMFHSEGSDNRKLHEQNGTGVYNPGAEVDRLIEQGYRAETTAAKREHYGDVQQRVVDTGAVVPLYYNESVFGRQADVSGIDWHPVDNMIEWSDISRSD from the coding sequence ATGCAACAGACGCTTTCACGACGCCAGTTACTCGGTGGCCTTGCAGTTGGCGCGACGGCTACTGCTGCCGGCTGTCAGTCGGTGTTCGCCGGCGATGGAGCCGACAAAGAGTCGTTCACGGTCGCTCTGGCCCGAGATCCGACGGAGGAGAAGTGGGATGCCTACGGCGGGATAACCCCGTACTACACGCATGTGTATGAGCCACTCGTGGACACGACGGACGAGATGGAGACCGCACCGTTGCTGGCCACCGAGTGGGAGGCCGTCGACGAGACGACCTGGGAGTTTTCGCTTCGGGAGGGCGTTACGTTTCACAACGGTGACGCCCTAACCGCCGAGGCCGTCGTCCGCTCGTTCGACCGGGTGTTCGAACAGTTCTCGTGGGTCCCGGGTTGGATTGGGGTCGAACCGGACGGCGTCACAGCGGTAGACGACACTACCGTTCAGTTCCAAACGACGGAGCCGTTCCCCGCGTTCCCGGGGACGATCTCTCACCACTACTTCGGTATCCAACACCCCGACGCGTCCGAGTCACCGGTCGGAACAGGTCCCTTCCGAGTCGCGAACGTCGAGGAGGAACAGTCGATCACACTCACTCCGTACGAGAACTACCGAGACGGAAGGGCGAACCCCTCGGAACTCACCTTCGAGTGGGTCAAAGACCCCAATACGCGCGTTCTGTCGCTACAGGACGAATCGATCGACGTCGCACAGAAAGTCCCGAAGAGTCAGGCTGCAACCGTCGGGGATGCGACCGGGACAGCGATCGAAACCAATCTAACCCCCAGTGCGGGGCTCGTCGCTGTCAACCTCTACGAGTCACCGACCGACGACGAACGGTTGCGCAAAGCCCTCAACTGGGCCGTCGATCAGGAGCAGATCGTCGAGAACGTCCTGAACGGGATCGGTGAGCCGGCGCGAGGCCCGTTTTCGTCGATCATCCCGTGGGCGATCCACGATGAGCTTCCGACGTATGGCCCGGACAGGGACCGGGCACAGGAGCTGGTGGAGGAATCCAAATACAGGGGTGAACCGCTGTCGATCCTCGTCAACAGCGAGAACACCGACGACGCCACGATCGCACAGGTGCTCTCAGGCTGGTTTGAGGAGATCGGTGTCACGAGCGAGATCCGACAGGTCGACCCCGCGTCGTTCTACGACACGTTCACGTCAGGCGAGGCGAACCTGACGCTCGTCAGCTTCGGGTCGAACAGTGCCGCCTGTGATTACCTTGTCAGGGCGATGTTCCACTCGGAGGGGAGTGACAATCGGAAGCTCCACGAACAGAACGGGACTGGCGTCTACAACCCCGGCGCCGAAGTCGACCGCCTCATCGAACAAGGGTACCGGGCCGAGACGACTGCAGCGAAGCGCGAGCACTACGGCGACGTTCAGCAACGGGTCGTCGATACCGGCGCGGTCGTCCCCCTGTACTACAACGAGTCCGTCTTCGGTCGACAGGCCGATGTTTCCGGCATCGACTGGCATCCGGTCGACAACATGATCGAATGGTCCGATATTTCCCGTAGCGACTGA
- a CDS encoding ATP-binding protein produces MSSEPKSPSTETPTEDLQRHVDRQRIGFVGPEGAGKTTVATMVSNRLSERTDVAIVGEAATFFEQPSASPENVGPLGVHWTVVDHSPGTDSLETAGDALDTVFVVVTPAMLDRVAAYERVIDQVDSDVFLVVNRFEERYRDRLRDFDGPELAEYFYEDTTLAAAISDETVPKLGEWTTEAILLESLQPERLDTAEAMATLDRGHQSIVNVEVESDASALAVARSFREKGYAADFFRCNCRCHDGHVLARARPPRT; encoded by the coding sequence ATGAGTTCTGAACCGAAGTCCCCCTCGACGGAGACGCCGACCGAGGATCTACAACGCCACGTGGATCGTCAGCGAATCGGGTTCGTTGGACCCGAAGGCGCTGGTAAAACGACCGTCGCCACGATGGTCTCGAATCGACTCTCCGAACGGACCGACGTTGCAATCGTCGGGGAAGCCGCAACGTTTTTCGAACAGCCGTCGGCCTCGCCTGAGAACGTCGGTCCGCTGGGCGTCCACTGGACAGTCGTCGATCACTCCCCGGGAACGGATTCTCTCGAAACTGCCGGTGACGCACTCGATACTGTCTTCGTCGTCGTGACACCAGCGATGCTGGACCGTGTGGCTGCCTACGAGCGCGTGATAGACCAGGTCGACTCCGACGTGTTTCTCGTCGTCAATCGCTTCGAGGAGCGCTACCGTGACAGACTCAGGGATTTCGACGGTCCCGAACTCGCGGAATACTTCTACGAAGACACCACCCTCGCAGCGGCGATATCTGATGAAACGGTTCCAAAGTTAGGAGAGTGGACGACTGAGGCGATACTGTTGGAGTCGCTCCAGCCCGAACGGCTTGACACCGCCGAAGCGATGGCGACCCTCGACCGTGGTCACCAATCGATTGTCAATGTCGAGGTTGAGAGTGACGCATCGGCTCTGGCAGTGGCTCGATCGTTCCGCGAAAAGGGCTACGCTGCAGACTTCTTCCGGTGTAACTGCCGCTGTCACGACGGACACGTCCTCGCCCGTGCACGACCACCCAGGACCTGA
- a CDS encoding GTP-binding protein, producing MSRETIPVTVLSGNLGAGKTTVLNNLLNTRTDLDVAVLVNDMGEVNVDAERVAEHSDISEDDEDLIELSNGCICCELRGDLLDALAKLAQAREFDYLVIESTGVAEPLPVAQTLTMGFDQGDLDSTEFYEETGIEVMDYYELDTTVTVVDSHQFWTTFDSKESLMDGDTEKDLGSLLVEQIEFCDVLLLNKCDLVDEETLDEIEEMIEVLQPRAEIIRTEHGVVDPDTIIDTGPFDFEAASQSAGWMQELQEPHESAEEEHGVTSFVFESRRPFHPERFAELLDEFPTNVVRSKGHFWLAGREDMALGIDIAGQSIRLEPAGRWIAALPEDEQAQYLEASPELEANWHPEYGDRSSRLVLIGTDMDHDALRTDLDAATLTDREMDADWNAFEDRFPTFDFETADEQTEATDADDAEEVGLAD from the coding sequence ATGAGTCGAGAGACGATTCCCGTCACCGTGCTGAGCGGCAACCTCGGCGCGGGCAAGACGACCGTGCTGAACAACCTCCTGAACACGCGAACGGACCTGGACGTCGCGGTCCTCGTCAACGACATGGGCGAGGTGAACGTCGACGCCGAGCGCGTCGCCGAACACTCGGACATCTCGGAGGACGACGAGGACCTGATCGAACTGTCGAACGGCTGTATCTGCTGTGAGCTACGCGGCGACCTGCTGGACGCACTCGCGAAGCTCGCACAAGCCCGTGAGTTCGACTACCTGGTCATCGAGTCGACTGGCGTCGCCGAACCGTTGCCCGTCGCCCAGACGCTCACCATGGGATTCGACCAGGGAGACCTCGACTCCACGGAGTTCTACGAGGAGACCGGCATCGAGGTGATGGACTACTACGAACTCGACACGACGGTCACCGTGGTCGATTCCCACCAGTTCTGGACGACGTTCGATTCGAAGGAATCGCTGATGGACGGCGACACCGAGAAGGACCTTGGAAGCCTCTTGGTCGAACAGATCGAGTTCTGTGACGTTCTCCTGTTGAACAAGTGTGACCTCGTCGACGAGGAGACGCTCGACGAGATCGAAGAGATGATCGAAGTGCTGCAACCGCGCGCGGAGATCATCCGGACCGAACACGGTGTCGTCGACCCGGACACGATCATCGATACTGGTCCGTTCGATTTCGAAGCAGCGAGTCAGTCCGCGGGCTGGATGCAAGAACTGCAGGAACCCCACGAGTCTGCCGAGGAGGAGCACGGCGTCACTTCGTTCGTTTTCGAGTCCCGCCGACCGTTCCACCCCGAACGATTCGCCGAGTTGCTGGACGAGTTTCCGACGAATGTGGTCCGGTCGAAGGGCCACTTCTGGCTCGCGGGGCGTGAGGATATGGCACTGGGGATCGACATCGCTGGACAGTCGATCCGACTCGAACCTGCAGGGCGCTGGATCGCAGCGCTTCCCGAGGACGAACAGGCCCAGTACCTCGAAGCGTCGCCGGAACTGGAAGCCAACTGGCATCCCGAGTACGGCGACCGCTCGTCACGACTCGTCCTCATCGGTACCGACATGGACCACGATGCGCTCCGAACGGATCTCGATGCAGCTACACTGACCGACAGGGAGATGGATGCCGACTGGAATGCATTCGAGGACCGCTTCCCGACGTTCGACTTCGAAACGGCGGACGAACAGACGGAAGCGACAGATGCTGACGACGCGGAAGAAGTGGGGTTGGCTGATTGA
- a CDS encoding 30S ribosomal protein S14 — translation MTRDTPQKDSGTEQSNDSRDDDRHVCRMTGREQGLVGKYDIWLCRQSFRELAPKMGFKKYD, via the coding sequence ATGACACGAGATACTCCGCAGAAAGACAGTGGAACTGAGCAGTCGAACGATTCGAGAGACGACGACCGACACGTCTGCCGGATGACGGGACGCGAACAGGGTCTCGTCGGTAAGTACGACATCTGGCTCTGCCGGCAATCGTTCCGGGAACTGGCTCCGAAGATGGGGTTCAAAAAATATGACTGA